From Deltaproteobacteria bacterium, one genomic window encodes:
- the trpE gene encoding anthranilate synthase component I: protein MNHIEPPIGPFEELVRSGQYRRIPLYRQLLADLDTPLSVYRKLASRRPSFLLESAEGGERWGRYSIIGTGAREIVRCKDRRVEIVRDGQSEEIRVEGNPLHVIRAMLKENPMALVPGLPKFFGGAVGYAGYDSVRYFEQLPDNLPDELGGYDFEFIFTNRVVVFDNLARTMTLIAVADLDLHPTPERARAHAAGELMEMVSRIQGPLPELPEAPGGEVAVRSNTPQPQYEQAVRRSKEYIAAGDIFQVVLSQRFTSDIEVDPFQLYRALRSINPSPYLFLMEFDGYALVGSSPEVLVRLDGDEVTVRPIAGTLPRGQTPEEDAANAEKLLADPKERAEHIMLVDLGRNDAGRVSAPGTVKVTDLMVIERYSHVMHIVSNVTGRLDPSKDAFDVLEAAFPAGTLSGAPKIRAMEIIDELELSRRGWYGGAVGYFSPTGEMDFCIAIRTFFLQDGRVYWQAGAGIVADSVPEKEHNECVAKAAALRRALEMAAKGFEP from the coding sequence ATGAACCATATAGAACCCCCTATCGGCCCTTTTGAGGAACTGGTCCGCTCGGGCCAGTACCGGCGGATACCGCTTTACCGCCAACTGCTGGCGGACCTCGATACCCCGCTGTCGGTCTATCGTAAGCTGGCCTCCCGGCGGCCGTCGTTCCTGCTGGAGAGCGCCGAAGGCGGCGAGCGATGGGGCCGCTATTCGATCATTGGCACCGGGGCGCGGGAGATTGTCCGCTGCAAGGACCGGCGGGTGGAAATCGTCAGGGACGGGCAGTCCGAGGAGATCCGGGTCGAGGGTAATCCGCTTCATGTCATCCGGGCGATGCTGAAGGAAAACCCGATGGCCCTCGTGCCTGGGCTGCCCAAATTTTTCGGCGGCGCGGTCGGATACGCTGGATACGATTCGGTCCGGTATTTTGAACAGCTTCCGGACAACCTGCCGGACGAACTGGGCGGCTACGACTTCGAGTTCATATTCACCAATCGTGTCGTGGTGTTCGACAACCTCGCCCGCACGATGACGCTCATTGCCGTGGCCGATCTCGACCTTCATCCGACGCCGGAGCGGGCGCGTGCCCATGCCGCCGGCGAGCTGATGGAGATGGTTTCGCGCATCCAGGGGCCGCTGCCGGAACTTCCGGAGGCTCCGGGCGGGGAGGTGGCGGTCAGGTCAAACACACCTCAGCCGCAATATGAGCAGGCCGTCCGCCGCTCAAAGGAGTACATCGCTGCCGGAGACATCTTCCAGGTGGTGCTGTCGCAACGGTTCACGTCGGATATCGAGGTGGATCCCTTCCAGCTCTACCGTGCGCTCCGGTCCATCAATCCCTCTCCCTATCTGTTTTTGATGGAGTTTGACGGTTACGCACTCGTGGGGTCTTCGCCGGAAGTACTGGTCCGACTTGACGGCGATGAGGTGACGGTCCGGCCCATCGCGGGCACGCTGCCGCGGGGCCAGACGCCGGAAGAAGATGCCGCCAACGCCGAGAAACTGCTGGCCGACCCCAAGGAGCGGGCCGAGCACATCATGCTGGTGGATCTGGGCCGCAACGATGCGGGCCGGGTCTCGGCGCCGGGCACCGTGAAGGTCACCGACCTGATGGTGATCGAGCGGTACAGCCACGTCATGCATATCGTGTCCAACGTGACGGGCCGGCTCGATCCGTCGAAGGACGCCTTCGATGTGCTGGAGGCCGCATTCCCGGCGGGGACGCTGTCGGGTGCGCCGAAGATCCGGGCCATGGAGATCATCGATGAACTGGAGCTGTCCCGGCGCGGCTGGTATGGCGGTGCGGTGGGCTACTTCTCTCCGACGGGGGAGATGGACTTCTGCATCGCCATCCGGACGTTTTTTCTCCAGGATGGCCGTGTCTACTGGCAGGCGGGCGCCGGCATCGTGGCCGACTCGGTGCCTGAGAAGGAACACAACGAATGTGTCGCCAAGGCCGCGGCGCTCCGGCGCGCCCTCGAAATGGCGGCAAAGGGGTTTGAGCCATGA
- a CDS encoding methyl-accepting chemotaxis protein has product MSEERTFVKRRHMFIEPYEQVVFMIRAWLYCIVFFVGALLPIYKPGPGWHLSEAQRATNQFFFYHADKWPWLLLPFALVGLMSVIGSHRIFGPVTGLKNTLKRVTEKDLTARFSGRPGDHFGELSLLVNDVIDRERENLKAIRDLAAKAESDLAAGRSAEAHAGIRKLIDEIGRYHLDLPKNG; this is encoded by the coding sequence GTGAGCGAAGAGCGCACTTTCGTGAAGCGCCGTCACATGTTTATCGAGCCGTACGAGCAGGTCGTGTTCATGATCCGTGCCTGGCTGTACTGCATCGTCTTTTTCGTGGGGGCGCTATTGCCCATCTACAAGCCCGGCCCGGGCTGGCATCTGTCGGAAGCCCAGCGGGCGACGAACCAGTTTTTCTTCTATCACGCCGACAAGTGGCCGTGGCTTCTTCTGCCGTTCGCTCTCGTGGGGCTGATGTCGGTGATCGGCAGCCACCGGATTTTCGGTCCGGTGACCGGTCTCAAGAACACGCTGAAGCGCGTAACGGAAAAGGATCTCACCGCCCGGTTCAGCGGCCGGCCGGGGGACCATTTTGGCGAACTGTCGCTGCTTGTGAATGACGTGATTGACCGGGAGCGGGAAAACCTGAAGGCGATCCGCGATCTGGCTGCCAAGGCCGAAAGCGATCTGGCCGCTGGCCGCTCTGCCGAGGCGCACGCAGGGATTCGCAAGCTGATTGACGAAATCGGCCGGTACCACCTAGACTTGCCAAAGAATGGCTGA
- a CDS encoding SET domain-containing protein, with product MHPHTELRFINDQIGYGVFATRRLPRGTITWALCELDRIYRPGETHFLRPSTLAILDRYAYADPDANTILCWDHARYLNHHCEPNTRGLGHDLDFAVRDIEAGEQITCEYGVLNIVDSMACQCGAARCRGAVHHDDVIRYGAEWDAIVQEAFPLVPKVEQPLVPFIRNRQSVEAMLAGREPVPPFRSAYVPAERLEFGQIPAGGMVQPDTRVKIEAAGM from the coding sequence ATGCACCCACATACGGAGCTTCGCTTCATCAACGACCAGATCGGTTACGGCGTGTTCGCCACCCGCCGGCTTCCGCGCGGAACCATCACCTGGGCCCTGTGCGAACTGGACCGCATTTACCGGCCCGGTGAAACGCACTTCCTCCGGCCCTCAACACTGGCCATCCTGGACCGCTATGCCTATGCAGACCCCGATGCCAACACGATCCTCTGCTGGGATCACGCCCGGTACCTGAATCACCACTGTGAGCCGAATACACGGGGCCTCGGCCACGATCTCGACTTTGCCGTGCGCGATATCGAGGCCGGCGAGCAGATCACCTGCGAATACGGCGTGCTCAACATCGTCGATTCGATGGCCTGCCAGTGCGGCGCTGCCCGCTGCCGGGGCGCGGTTCACCATGATGACGTGATCCGTTACGGAGCCGAGTGGGATGCGATCGTACAGGAGGCTTTCCCGCTTGTCCCGAAGGTGGAACAGCCGCTCGTCCCCTTTATCCGCAACCGGCAGAGCGTTGAGGCGATGCTGGCAGGGCGCGAACCGGTTCCACCATTCCGGAGTGCCTACGTCCCGGCCGAACGCCTGGAGTTCGGCCAGATACCCGCTGGCGGGATGGTGCAGCCGGATACCCGGGTCAAGATCGAAGCTGCGGGGATGTGA